Genomic window (Egicoccus halophilus):
TGCCTCGCGCCTGCATCCCGTCGAGGACGGCGAGGTTGGCCTGGCGTGAGGCGTCGTAGTCGAACAGCGGCCAGTCACCGTGCTCGGCCGGGTCGGCGATGAAGCGGGCCGAGATCGACATGGGCGAGTAGCCGTCCAGCGTGTCCCCGCTGTAGCAGGGGCCCTGGTTGTGCAGGTCGACGAAGACGTCGACGACCCCGAACTCGTCCTCGAGGGCGGCGTAGACGTCCCGCAACGTCTGGGCCTCCGGGGTGATGTACCAGCCCGTCCCTGCGCTCGAGCCGGGGAAGTCGGCAGGGTCGGGGACGTAGTCGAGGTTCGGGTTGAAGTCACGGTTGACGTCGAAGCCCTGGTTGCGGACGTTGAAGTTCCAGGCCCGCTGGGCCGCGGCGAGCTGCGGGAAGTCGGCGACGACCTCGTCCCAGGTCATGACGTTCTGGCGTTGGTTGGCCTCGCCGCCGTCGGCGTTGAGCATCGGGACGAAGACGAGCGTGACCGCGTCGCGGATCGCCTGCGCCTGCTTCGCGTTGGTGCTCAGCGTCTGCAGGATGTTGAGCACCGCGTGGACGTTGTGCTTCTCGTTGCCATGGATCTGGCTGTTGACCAGGATCACCTCGTCGCCGGTGCCGACCCGGGCGGTCCAGATCTCGCGGCCGTGGTTGGTGTAGCCGGCGACGTCGACGTCGACGATGCCCTTGCTGGTCCGCTCGAGCTGCGCCAGTCGCTTGCCGAGCTCCGCGTGGTCGATGTGGCCCGAGATGGCGGTCGGCAGGCTGCGGTGGCAGGTGGACTGCTCGGGGAACGCCTCGGCCGGCGC
Coding sequences:
- a CDS encoding M14 family zinc carboxypeptidase: MAGALLPSTAAPAEAFPEQSTCHRSLPTAISGHIDHAELGKRLAQLERTSKGIVDVDVAGYTNHGREIWTARVGTGDEVILVNSQIHGNEKHNVHAVLNILQTLSTNAKQAQAIRDAVTLVFVPMLNADGGEANQRQNVMTWDEVVADFPQLAAAQRAWNFNVRNQGFDVNRDFNPNLDYVPDPADFPGSSAGTGWYITPEAQTLRDVYAALEDEFGVVDVFVDLHNQGPCYSGDTLDGYSPMSISARFIADPAEHGDWPLFDYDASRQANLAVLDGMQARGNSPYGAVTRYPQNINLPGTALGSFALRGSATVLFETSGNSTSTGQKRMGMAIKQIEIGLMGLIDAVADGSWRTLDPERYETIPNRTSAN